The genomic DNA tcaaagattcaacccagattatttttacCTTCTGAATAAGCCCTATCCCACAGTTTGCCAGTTTGCTTGCCTGCCTCCCCACCAGCCCTTCCTTAGCTCTCTCCTTCATGATCTAATCTTCAGGATCAGGACCAGCCATTTCCCATAGTCATCTACTCCCAATTCAAGTGAGGCTGGTACTTCCAGCATCCTGATTTTCTGGCTGCCCACAGCTCAGTGCTGCTGATGCCCAAGGCAGGGCAGACAAAGGATTTCAGTGGGTGGCTTTCAGTACTAGTGCTTTGATGGCTGCAGGGGTGCCATTCCCAACAGAGAAGCTGGTGTTCATCCCCTCCTGTTGATGGGATGAGCGCTCCGATTTGCTTGTGCTACCTTCCAGTATAGGGAAACCAAAGCGTTTGGCTTGTCGCTCCTCTGTGCCTGGTGTGACCaccagaaggcagcagagcaatTTGAAAATGGCTCGTCTCATGTCCTTACTGGTCAGAGTATAAATGATGGGATTAAGAAGGGAGTTAATCATAGCCAAGCCCAGGAAATAGTCTGCCTTGTACAGCAAGCTGCATGTCTGGGCCTGGCATGCAACATCCAGCaacaagaggagaaagagaggtagCCAGCAGGCAATGAAAGTGCCCACCACAATGGTCACCGTCTTCAGGAGGGCCATGTACTTTTGGGACTTCTTTAGCATGCCCTTCCGGAGGCTGCCAAGGCGCTGCCCATTGAACTTGACCATACGGTAGATGCGGGCATAAAGCACCACAATAGAAACCAGAATTACCAGGAAAATGGTGATGCAGAAGAGGATGTAATGCTTAGAATAAAGGGGCAGCACCGTCGAGCACTCAGGAAGGTTTTTGATGCAGTTCCACCCCAGGATGGGGAGCACCCCAAGCAAGAGGGAGGCCAGCCAGCTGGCCCCCACCAGTAGGAACATCCGTCCTTTCTTGTCCCCCTGGTAAAGTCTCATGCGGACCATGGTGATGTGCCGTTCAATGGCGATGGCGATGAGGCTGAGAACAGACGCTGCCAGTGTGACAAAGACACCACCTTCCCTCATAAACCACTGGATGGGAGTCAGTTTAAGGGTGTTGGGCCCAGACATGATGATATTGGCTGTGTAGGCCACTCCAGCCAGCAGGTCCGAGAGAGTAAGATTCCCAATCAGGTAGTACATGGGCGAGTGGAActttttgttcctccagatgGCCAGCAGAACCACTAAGTTTTCAATCACAATGAAGGCACACACTACTAGGAAGACAATGGCATCTGTCTTGAGGCTGCCTTTGTATTTGCTGGCATGGAGCTTCCCGGTGTAGTTGTAGTGCAGTGAAATTATGTTGTTATTGTAATACTCCCGATAGAACTGGGCCAGGTGTGGTGGAGACGCCATGCTGATAGATCCCATCCCATTGGGGCCTCTCGCTCTTTCCTTTCAGTCTATGCAGGGGTACCAAGTCCTTCTCATCATGCTGTGCATCTCTTGTGCACAGCCTTCATCCAGGGGAAGGGAATAATGCTTGTCCAATGAGATTATTTTGTGAACAGCTGCCTTGCTACCTCCAGTTCAGATTCGGGAGAAAACACCACAGTGCTAGAAGGCTCTTTGTCC from Sceloporus undulatus isolate JIND9_A2432 ecotype Alabama chromosome 2, SceUnd_v1.1, whole genome shotgun sequence includes the following:
- the S1PR5 gene encoding sphingosine 1-phosphate receptor 5, with the protein product MGSISMASPPHLAQFYREYYNNNIISLHYNYTGKLHASKYKGSLKTDAIVFLVVCAFIVIENLVVLLAIWRNKKFHSPMYYLIGNLTLSDLLAGVAYTANIIMSGPNTLKLTPIQWFMREGGVFVTLAASVLSLIAIAIERHITMVRMRLYQGDKKGRMFLLVGASWLASLLLGVLPILGWNCIKNLPECSTVLPLYSKHYILFCITIFLVILVSIVVLYARIYRMVKFNGQRLGSLRKGMLKKSQKYMALLKTVTIVVGTFIACWLPLFLLLLLDVACQAQTCSLLYKADYFLGLAMINSLLNPIIYTLTSKDMRRAIFKLLCCLLVVTPGTEERQAKRFGFPILEGSTSKSERSSHQQEGMNTSFSVGNGTPAAIKALVLKATH